A genomic window from Thalassoroseus pseudoceratinae includes:
- a CDS encoding tetratricopeptide repeat protein — protein sequence MSHRLIWIVLFSLCLTPASMALSQEDTQADDVSQQVSDLEAQLGKYNDSTPEAADVMVKLVELYHKNSRVFGLIRIGQRFTVSHPNDPRHEAVMLKLLDGLEATSRNQDFTIYARQLLAKYPKSAACPDVERRLAETLSQMDDRLAAARAWHAVWSRQPNAKGREAGVKAVEFYSRVNNSKSIDEGAKLAAEMFHALPAGSFTEECGWKAFWDWRRIGKRAESNQIGVALAKAGLPKDKERQWTLHRYTAENYWSLGQHANAAQSIEAALKIRDDQYLRGQLVDQLYQSEAPINRIEAAVKQYESKYPDADDRWSKRIRYAHAVAKSGDQQGAAQILEQCLPHDAQSHGAAQYFVQWNGTEPDRLKHVEKTLQVAVQKNEKHRAYLRYVLAYTLYRDRMKEESKTRQTLRQLVLDSPSNDNYTSSAMSWLLSNVEDEGKFRTVVSEILKSRREHIHLNRLEGYLRQWIKNAKRRKETATHADYLEKQLNQQNQDAYVKVWMDIKGYREKESIAARSRLLRKDYYSQLSDVQAEKVLYQQAYYYRHYSPSDQRSRSAELYGQLAERFPKRYDIALWYLQAATDTAPPEVQKQAAEHLLTFQPQSQEADAWRRLMIASDKNQDAQLAKRALKWIQTAESKYGPSAYAASFIGDVLTRLELEKDAVDYWTKHLDLSETDYDCYQCADRLLSRMEAEQTQQRQEFLQKRLQVESDFHGRYSQLLAYEHLKLKNYDAFLKVYADARARQDERPFRNSGFDDGLASNAIRLVQSADQEVTPEDQHRVFAAVRDLGLSWGSAAAELLLLQAELGEGAPSLQQLLDFQDVTRIVGDGSHQWDVVLSSVQSAMTQKQYQVAATLLTGMLANIQNVESRRVERGRELVAQSYSRMGAVGLTIDENSPIAPLLQAALYLRLGDRALADETYRANRALFDKYQTQVPIDLLLFVSDRHLAAGGDENYQRVEDLLRAWLVKNSESKEYDAETKAKVQLLLAKSYVKAQRYDVARSEYQTVLNRYADTSEAIEAEFGIGETLMAQKVYDQAEQVFQKLAASREADVTVRAEFLRGVLAYRRGDRDDAREIFRTVLDRVPNVTLANQALFNLAEVYGDEERYMDQLNLLRTVGRLGRASKRWHRPGTPLSIVVQDSDLGISRGHNKIPVRIRTVPGGDDETIYLTSGGAGKGLFRADLETKLGTVESGDNVLQLSGRDVITCDYPDQFKQEFKNVALSDAEIQVAADAEFELASSQIVDEDEETFSERLAREQALRDSDQPISQVRPANQVKPGNTVYLRVTDPDRDISEEADAVTVKVKADSGDEVQVTLTETESHAGLFEGTLSTQELPAGALASDTAIEHSPLMAIDQDAESFWLSEPDGATPKWLTVDMKDLKSVSRVSVTTPQADQYRPVRGGVYGSNDGLLWFHLASHPQLPSVEHPEWETLQMTRRVYQGNHYRKDSWSDVLNLANNGTAIDQKEVETLSWIREEEEQLEEGERGDSYGVIWNGGFVQERAGAVRIAVQGQQTAFAVDGRLYLPVANGSRSADVWLERGRHSLTIFAAATTSTRQLTATLMRADHQASSIQLHAFRHSDFDLTQPAAKIDPVASSPEATGEPILLSVESAEIHKKTEQFGLQDMKDKRKAIGYWQNTEDWLEMKTPVAKAGRYEVVLEVSHGGGGRSRGIFQLGDQRISFEVPNTGDWNRSRPLRIGVVELTAAEAHSLSIKPETINGGGLMDLFGVTLEPTSGESVVLTDRNWSFAFPEKDVRYVRFSIDEYLGEAVAVSNIEIRNETAEPYIPTETDVLALASNNTLEIAGGDVVTATYTDEFTQSAGGRSRLLSDELTATYFNAAITPIAYDFVKQRNGAVDEVRKELMRIDPGERIIVEIVDYDRDQTSERDTVEFEVVVNDGEPVRFTATETEPYSGVFTKEVDTAESADDDGLIVQAGDRIFCRYIDEQNTFPGHSVPRESIVYVAKPSTAKIRILETRLIPSPPNSNRPPRVGYELPDEDQKLSRVAFEAPLTIEVIDPDAARDSRSRVQLQLATTDGATVDLECVISNAFATREQNAGPKNWPLREGRFVGQVVLQLGGASSPVLVPLSAEMPRNLIGGPPIDDDSLSDFDRNLVTKVLNLTGQDVITATYPDERHAKDGDSAVTTQGRLISNGELACVDRDYENPVEQLHVGEKLFLMVTDADRDTSDKRDTTTVQVTTERGEAEEVLLAETLAHSGIFTGSLTLKASEEPTPGNLSLDDPTIETYFGDSLTVTYTDPAASTESGELETSTTIPVVIGTDGLVAAFSKTFSDEKLAVETKFHISESYFELFKSHKDLGRKDEQQADLQAGRRLLQEVMEDYPDPKYIPRVAYLLGQFSQELGEWDAAIDSYQLIVNQHPEHSLAPDAQYKLAQAHEESGDFDAALEAYVTLAATYPKSPLIASVMIRISDHFYKNKVYDIAAQVGERFLIKFASHEHASRMAFRIGQCHFKAEQFRDGGASFDRFTKQFPDAALAPDALFWAGESYRMAKNNREAYRRYNKCRWDYPESEAAKYARGRLALPEMLRQFEADANSIDAP from the coding sequence CCCAAAGATAAGGAGCGACAGTGGACGTTGCACCGTTATACAGCCGAGAACTATTGGTCCCTCGGTCAGCATGCGAATGCCGCACAAAGTATCGAAGCGGCTTTGAAGATCCGAGATGACCAATATCTGCGGGGGCAGCTTGTCGATCAACTCTATCAGTCGGAAGCTCCCATCAATCGAATTGAAGCTGCGGTCAAACAGTACGAATCAAAATACCCTGACGCGGACGATCGCTGGTCGAAACGAATTCGGTATGCACACGCAGTCGCCAAGAGTGGTGACCAACAAGGAGCGGCTCAAATCCTTGAGCAGTGCCTGCCACACGATGCACAGTCTCATGGTGCAGCCCAGTACTTCGTTCAGTGGAACGGCACCGAGCCAGACCGATTGAAGCATGTCGAGAAAACTCTGCAAGTGGCCGTTCAGAAAAATGAAAAACATCGCGCTTACTTGCGGTATGTGCTTGCTTACACACTCTATCGAGATCGGATGAAAGAGGAGTCGAAAACTCGGCAAACCCTGCGACAACTTGTGCTCGATTCCCCAAGTAATGACAACTACACCTCGAGCGCTATGAGTTGGTTGTTGTCGAATGTAGAAGACGAGGGGAAATTTCGAACCGTCGTTTCAGAGATTCTCAAGTCAAGACGCGAACATATCCATCTCAACCGGCTAGAAGGTTATCTTCGGCAATGGATCAAGAACGCTAAGCGTCGGAAGGAAACCGCAACTCACGCGGATTACTTGGAGAAGCAACTCAATCAGCAGAATCAAGATGCCTATGTGAAAGTTTGGATGGACATCAAAGGTTATCGGGAAAAGGAATCTATCGCGGCTCGAAGTCGCTTATTGCGGAAAGACTATTATTCTCAATTGAGCGATGTTCAGGCCGAGAAGGTCTTGTATCAGCAGGCATATTACTATCGGCACTATTCTCCTAGCGACCAGCGTTCACGGTCGGCCGAGTTGTATGGTCAACTCGCGGAGCGATTTCCGAAGCGATACGACATCGCACTTTGGTATCTGCAAGCTGCGACTGATACGGCTCCCCCTGAAGTCCAGAAACAAGCCGCCGAGCATTTGCTGACTTTTCAGCCACAATCACAGGAAGCGGATGCGTGGCGACGTTTGATGATTGCGAGTGACAAAAATCAAGATGCACAGCTAGCCAAACGTGCCTTGAAATGGATTCAAACGGCGGAAAGTAAGTACGGTCCTTCCGCGTATGCGGCTAGTTTTATCGGTGACGTGCTGACACGCCTGGAGTTGGAAAAGGACGCAGTCGACTATTGGACGAAACATCTGGATTTAAGTGAAACGGACTACGATTGCTATCAATGTGCTGATCGGTTGCTGAGTCGGATGGAAGCCGAACAAACTCAACAGCGGCAAGAATTCCTCCAAAAGCGATTGCAAGTCGAGTCTGATTTTCATGGGCGCTATTCGCAGCTTCTGGCATACGAGCATTTGAAACTGAAGAACTACGATGCCTTTTTGAAAGTCTATGCGGACGCTCGTGCGCGGCAAGACGAACGGCCATTTCGCAATAGTGGATTCGACGACGGGCTTGCGAGCAATGCAATTCGCTTGGTGCAATCCGCCGATCAAGAAGTGACGCCGGAAGATCAACACCGCGTTTTTGCCGCCGTCCGTGACTTGGGGTTGTCGTGGGGATCTGCTGCGGCGGAACTCTTGTTGTTGCAGGCGGAACTTGGCGAGGGGGCTCCGTCGCTTCAGCAATTGTTGGACTTTCAAGATGTCACTCGAATTGTTGGCGATGGTTCCCATCAGTGGGATGTCGTGCTTTCGAGTGTGCAGTCGGCAATGACACAAAAACAGTATCAAGTTGCCGCAACGCTGCTGACGGGAATGCTAGCCAATATTCAAAATGTCGAATCGCGGCGGGTGGAACGAGGACGAGAGTTAGTCGCTCAGTCGTATTCACGTATGGGGGCCGTTGGGCTGACGATTGACGAAAACAGCCCCATTGCACCACTCTTGCAAGCAGCGTTGTATTTGCGGTTGGGCGATCGTGCATTAGCTGACGAAACCTACCGGGCGAATCGGGCTCTGTTCGATAAGTATCAAACGCAAGTTCCGATTGACCTCTTGCTGTTTGTGAGTGATCGCCACTTGGCAGCAGGTGGGGACGAGAACTATCAACGCGTGGAAGATCTCCTAAGAGCTTGGCTAGTCAAGAACAGTGAGTCGAAGGAATACGACGCCGAGACCAAAGCCAAAGTTCAACTTTTGCTTGCCAAGAGTTATGTCAAAGCTCAACGGTACGATGTTGCTCGAAGTGAGTATCAAACCGTTCTCAATCGCTATGCCGACACATCAGAAGCCATCGAAGCGGAGTTTGGCATTGGCGAGACGTTGATGGCTCAAAAGGTCTATGACCAGGCGGAGCAGGTTTTTCAAAAACTCGCTGCGAGTCGCGAGGCGGATGTCACGGTGCGGGCCGAGTTCCTGCGAGGTGTGCTTGCCTACCGTCGGGGTGATCGGGATGACGCTCGGGAAATCTTTCGGACGGTTCTGGACCGGGTGCCGAACGTCACGCTGGCGAATCAGGCGTTGTTCAATTTAGCGGAAGTTTATGGCGACGAAGAACGCTATATGGATCAATTAAACTTGCTCCGAACCGTGGGACGACTGGGGCGGGCCAGCAAACGTTGGCATCGGCCTGGAACGCCATTGTCGATTGTCGTTCAAGACAGTGACTTAGGAATTAGCCGCGGGCACAACAAGATTCCGGTTCGCATCCGGACGGTGCCTGGCGGTGATGATGAAACGATCTACCTAACGAGTGGGGGAGCGGGTAAAGGACTCTTCCGTGCCGATCTTGAAACTAAGTTGGGCACCGTCGAGTCTGGTGACAATGTGCTTCAACTCTCTGGTCGCGATGTGATTACCTGCGATTACCCAGACCAGTTCAAGCAAGAGTTCAAGAATGTGGCTTTGTCGGATGCGGAAATCCAAGTGGCTGCCGATGCGGAGTTCGAGTTGGCGAGTAGTCAAATCGTTGACGAAGACGAGGAAACTTTCAGCGAACGGCTTGCGCGAGAACAAGCTCTGCGGGACTCCGATCAGCCAATTTCCCAGGTGCGGCCGGCCAACCAGGTGAAGCCGGGGAACACCGTCTATCTGCGGGTTACCGATCCTGACCGGGATATTTCCGAGGAAGCGGACGCGGTGACTGTGAAAGTCAAAGCGGATAGTGGAGACGAAGTCCAAGTCACCTTGACCGAAACGGAGTCACACGCTGGCTTGTTCGAGGGGACTTTGAGCACGCAGGAACTTCCTGCCGGTGCCCTCGCCAGTGATACCGCGATTGAACATAGCCCGCTGATGGCGATCGATCAGGATGCGGAGTCCTTCTGGCTGAGTGAACCCGATGGCGCCACACCGAAGTGGCTCACAGTGGATATGAAGGATTTGAAATCGGTTTCCCGCGTAAGTGTCACGACACCGCAGGCGGATCAATATCGGCCTGTGCGGGGCGGTGTGTACGGCAGCAATGATGGGTTGTTGTGGTTCCATCTCGCTAGTCATCCGCAATTACCCAGCGTCGAGCATCCCGAGTGGGAAACGCTTCAGATGACGCGGCGAGTCTACCAGGGAAATCACTACCGAAAAGACTCGTGGAGCGATGTTCTTAATCTTGCGAACAATGGCACGGCTATCGATCAGAAGGAAGTCGAAACCCTCAGTTGGATTCGCGAAGAAGAGGAGCAGTTGGAAGAGGGTGAACGTGGTGATTCCTATGGAGTGATTTGGAACGGTGGCTTCGTGCAGGAGCGAGCCGGAGCGGTACGGATCGCCGTCCAAGGACAGCAAACAGCATTCGCCGTCGACGGACGACTATACCTGCCGGTGGCAAACGGTTCCCGATCCGCCGACGTGTGGTTGGAACGCGGTCGGCATTCGCTCACAATTTTCGCGGCGGCCACAACTTCGACTCGGCAGCTCACCGCGACATTGATGCGGGCCGATCATCAGGCGTCGTCGATTCAACTTCATGCGTTTCGCCATTCGGATTTCGATCTAACCCAACCTGCCGCCAAGATCGATCCGGTTGCGTCGTCACCGGAAGCCACCGGCGAACCCATACTGCTGTCGGTCGAATCTGCAGAGATTCACAAGAAGACAGAACAGTTTGGCCTGCAAGACATGAAAGACAAACGGAAGGCCATTGGCTATTGGCAGAACACGGAAGACTGGCTGGAGATGAAGACTCCGGTTGCGAAAGCCGGTCGGTACGAAGTTGTGCTGGAAGTTTCGCATGGCGGCGGCGGTCGTAGTCGGGGCATCTTCCAATTGGGCGACCAACGCATCTCGTTCGAGGTTCCCAACACAGGCGACTGGAATCGCTCACGACCGTTGCGAATCGGCGTTGTCGAGTTGACCGCGGCGGAGGCCCACTCGCTTTCGATCAAACCGGAGACGATCAACGGTGGCGGTCTGATGGACCTGTTCGGTGTCACATTGGAGCCGACAAGCGGCGAGAGCGTCGTGTTGACCGACCGGAATTGGTCCTTCGCGTTCCCTGAGAAAGACGTGCGTTATGTGCGGTTTTCGATCGACGAGTATCTCGGCGAAGCGGTCGCGGTGAGCAACATCGAGATTCGCAACGAAACTGCGGAACCGTATATTCCTACGGAAACCGATGTCTTAGCGTTGGCCTCAAACAACACGCTGGAAATTGCGGGTGGGGATGTCGTCACCGCCACGTACACCGACGAGTTCACGCAAAGTGCAGGGGGGCGAAGTCGGTTGCTCAGTGACGAACTGACCGCTACATACTTCAACGCCGCAATCACGCCGATTGCCTACGATTTCGTCAAGCAACGGAACGGGGCCGTGGATGAAGTCCGCAAGGAACTCATGCGAATCGATCCTGGCGAGCGAATTATCGTGGAAATCGTGGACTACGACCGTGATCAAACCAGCGAACGCGATACGGTCGAATTCGAGGTGGTCGTCAACGATGGTGAGCCAGTTCGGTTCACCGCGACAGAAACGGAGCCGTATTCCGGGGTGTTCACGAAGGAGGTCGATACCGCGGAAAGTGCAGACGATGACGGATTGATAGTTCAGGCCGGGGATCGGATTTTCTGCCGGTATATTGATGAACAGAACACGTTCCCAGGTCATTCCGTGCCACGTGAAAGTATTGTGTATGTGGCGAAACCGTCGACCGCGAAGATTCGGATTCTCGAAACTCGGTTGATCCCGTCGCCACCCAATTCCAATCGACCGCCACGGGTTGGCTACGAACTGCCAGACGAAGATCAGAAGTTGAGCCGGGTCGCGTTTGAGGCCCCGCTGACGATCGAGGTGATCGACCCCGATGCGGCTCGCGACAGTCGGAGCCGGGTTCAATTGCAACTCGCGACAACTGATGGTGCGACCGTTGATTTGGAATGTGTCATCTCGAATGCGTTTGCCACTCGGGAGCAAAATGCGGGGCCGAAGAATTGGCCACTGCGGGAAGGGCGGTTTGTCGGGCAAGTCGTGCTGCAACTTGGTGGGGCGAGTAGTCCGGTCTTAGTGCCATTGTCGGCGGAGATGCCACGGAATCTCATCGGAGGTCCGCCGATTGATGACGACAGCCTCTCCGATTTTGATCGCAATCTCGTGACGAAGGTGTTGAACCTCACCGGACAGGACGTGATCACCGCGACCTATCCCGATGAACGACATGCCAAAGATGGGGACTCTGCCGTCACGACACAGGGGAGGCTGATCTCGAATGGCGAGTTGGCTTGTGTGGATCGCGACTACGAAAATCCGGTCGAACAATTACACGTCGGCGAGAAACTGTTCCTGATGGTGACCGATGCCGACCGGGACACGTCCGACAAACGCGACACCACCACCGTGCAAGTAACGACCGAACGCGGTGAAGCCGAGGAAGTGCTGTTGGCTGAGACGTTGGCTCACTCGGGAATCTTCACCGGTTCGCTGACGCTCAAAGCGAGCGAGGAACCCACACCCGGCAATTTGAGTCTCGACGATCCGACCATCGAAACGTACTTCGGCGATTCCCTCACCGTGACGTACACTGATCCGGCGGCGAGCACGGAGTCCGGCGAGTTGGAAACATCAACGACGATTCCGGTTGTCATTGGAACCGATGGCTTGGTCGCTGCGTTCAGTAAGACCTTCAGTGACGAGAAGTTGGCCGTCGAAACAAAGTTCCACATCTCGGAAAGCTATTTCGAGTTGTTCAAAAGCCACAAGGATCTCGGTCGCAAAGACGAACAACAAGCGGACCTGCAAGCGGGTCGTCGGTTGCTGCAGGAAGTGATGGAGGATTATCCCGATCCGAAGTACATTCCACGCGTGGCGTACTTATTGGGACAGTTTTCGCAAGAACTGGGCGAATGGGATGCGGCGATCGACTCCTATCAGTTGATCGTCAATCAGCATCCTGAACACTCGCTCGCTCCGGATGCTCAATACAAACTGGCTCAGGCCCATGAAGAATCCGGAGACTTCGATGCGGCGTTGGAAGCCTACGTGACTTTGGCCGCGACTTATCCCAAGAGCCCACTGATCGCTAGCGTGATGATTCGTATTTCCGATCACTTCTACAAGAACAAGGTGTACGACATTGCGGCTCAGGTTGGGGAGCGGTTCTTGATCAAGTTTGCTTCTCATGAGCATGCTTCGCGGATGGCGTTCCGCATTGGGCAATGTCACTTCAAAGCAGAACAGTTCCGTGATGGTGGGGCTTCGTTCGACCGGTTCACGAAACAATTCCCCGATGCCGCTCTGGCACCGGATGCGTTGTTCTGGGCGGGCGAGAGTTACCGGATGGCGAAGAATAATCGGGAGGCGTACCGACGATACAACAAGTGTCGTTGGGATTACCCCGAAAGCGAGGCCGCGAAGTACGCTCGTGGTCGGCTAGCGTTGCCGGAAATGCTCCGGCAGTTTGAAGCCGACGCCAACAGCATCGACGCACCGTAA